In Bdellovibrio sp. GT3, one genomic interval encodes:
- the rpmA gene encoding 50S ribosomal protein L27 codes for MASKKAGGSTKNGRDSQSKRLGVKRFGGEKVLSGTIIVRQRGTKFHVGNNVKIGRDHTIYSVIEGLVKFERFAKDRFKVSVYPKAV; via the coding sequence ATGGCAAGTAAGAAGGCCGGTGGTAGTACAAAGAATGGTCGTGATTCACAGAGTAAACGCTTAGGCGTTAAACGTTTCGGCGGTGAAAAAGTTCTTTCTGGAACAATCATCGTTCGTCAACGTGGTACAAAATTCCACGTTGGTAACAACGTAAAAATTGGTCGTGACCACACGATCTATTCTGTAATCGAAGGTCTTGTTAAATTTGAGCGTTTTGCAAAAGATCGCTTCAAAGTTAGTGTTTATCCTAAAGCTGTCTAG
- a CDS encoding DUF2203 domain-containing protein has translation MIEINRKKFFTISEARQLLPIVYRLTDEANREVKLHVNRIEAYSDKTHPSVVSIEEQINVIIDRWQAKIEKLGAEPKGLWMADFNSGEGYFCWKFPETEVNHFHGYHDGFSGRTVIDT, from the coding sequence GTGATTGAAATCAATCGCAAAAAATTCTTCACAATTAGTGAAGCGCGACAGTTGTTGCCGATAGTCTATCGGTTAACTGATGAGGCAAATCGTGAGGTCAAACTTCATGTTAACCGCATTGAGGCCTATTCCGATAAAACCCACCCTTCAGTGGTATCTATTGAAGAGCAAATAAACGTTATCATTGATCGTTGGCAGGCAAAAATCGAGAAGCTGGGCGCAGAGCCTAAAGGCCTTTGGATGGCTGATTTTAACAGCGGAGAAGGCTATTTCTGCTGGAAGTTTCCTGAGACTGAAGTGAATCATTTTCATGGTTATCACGACGGTTTTTCGGGACGTACAGTCATCGACACATAA
- a CDS encoding LolA family protein — translation MLKQISALILSLGLSLNAFAAEKSNTTLKKISQKYRSAKLVEMNVEKIDKLALQGRENKYEGTIAISSGKFRWENTTPEKSLLVFDGTTIWSVQYPPKEFGGDPQIGRGKVNKKNKSQTIIATLLGGDLQGNFKVTKEETDGDKSTLSVAPIKEDLVIKDIKFVVNTKKTIVEQISYKDDVQNITTMKFSDVKFKNNVKKSLFKYEPPKGVPVTDL, via the coding sequence ATGCTTAAACAAATCAGCGCTTTAATTTTATCTCTCGGACTATCCCTGAATGCATTTGCAGCTGAAAAATCCAATACCACTTTAAAGAAAATTTCCCAGAAGTATCGTTCTGCAAAACTTGTGGAAATGAATGTGGAAAAGATTGATAAGCTGGCGTTGCAGGGGCGTGAGAACAAGTACGAAGGCACTATTGCGATTTCCAGCGGTAAATTTCGTTGGGAAAATACGACTCCTGAGAAAAGTCTTTTGGTATTTGATGGCACCACAATCTGGAGTGTTCAATATCCACCAAAAGAATTTGGCGGCGATCCACAAATTGGTCGCGGCAAAGTGAATAAGAAAAATAAATCTCAAACCATCATCGCAACTTTGTTGGGTGGTGATTTGCAGGGCAACTTCAAGGTGACAAAAGAAGAAACAGATGGCGACAAGTCCACTCTTTCTGTTGCACCGATCAAAGAAGACCTGGTGATCAAGGACATCAAATTTGTCGTGAACACCAAAAAAACAATCGTTGAGCAAATTTCATACAAGGATGATGTTCAGAACATCACGACTATGAAGTTTTCTGATGTGAAGTTTAAGAACAACGTTAAAAAAAGTTTATTTAAGTACGAACCACCTAAAGGCGTGCCGGTGACAGACCTATGA
- a CDS encoding 23S rRNA (pseudouridine(1915)-N(3))-methyltransferase RlmH, producing the protein MKFILYNLATAKEAWADEVSELYKKKISFFMPFEIQSLKAKKSAREDADFKRNEESELILKNINSDDYVVLFDERGSVFDSIQFSKKVENILGSSKKRAIFIIGGAFGVNEDVRKRADLKVALSPMVMNHLMAQAMSLEQIYRAFTIIKKIPYHNI; encoded by the coding sequence ATGAAATTCATTTTGTACAACCTCGCAACCGCCAAAGAGGCGTGGGCCGACGAGGTCAGCGAGTTGTACAAAAAGAAGATTTCGTTTTTCATGCCATTTGAAATTCAAAGTCTTAAAGCTAAAAAGTCTGCTCGTGAAGACGCAGACTTTAAGCGAAATGAAGAATCCGAACTTATTTTAAAAAATATCAATTCAGATGATTACGTCGTGCTCTTTGATGAGCGCGGTTCCGTTTTCGACTCGATACAATTCTCTAAAAAAGTTGAAAATATCCTGGGGAGCTCAAAGAAGCGCGCGATTTTTATTATCGGTGGTGCTTTTGGAGTGAATGAAGACGTTCGTAAACGTGCGGACTTGAAAGTGGCTTTGTCGCCGATGGTGATGAATCACCTTATGGCTCAAGCTATGAGTCTTGAGCAGATTTACCGAGCCTTCACCATCATCAAGAAAATCCCTTACCACAATATCTGA
- the rplU gene encoding 50S ribosomal protein L21, whose translation MYAIIRTGGKQYKVQAGDVVQVDKVEQKLGAEFDINEILMVGGESTHVGQPLVKGAKVTVVVTKQAKTRKEIVFKKKRRQGYRKFATHKQDFTELFVKSITIDGKTTKTDATPNVVDVAAKRAEAAEARVAARKERVSNKNKGEEVVKKAAKKAVAKKKVAKKAVKKTAKKATAKKKVAKKTSKKA comes from the coding sequence ATGTACGCGATTATTCGTACGGGCGGTAAGCAATATAAAGTTCAAGCTGGTGACGTTGTTCAAGTTGATAAAGTTGAACAAAAACTAGGTGCAGAGTTTGATATCAACGAAATCTTGATGGTTGGTGGTGAGTCCACTCATGTTGGTCAACCTCTTGTTAAGGGTGCGAAAGTAACTGTTGTAGTTACTAAGCAAGCTAAAACTAGAAAAGAAATCGTTTTCAAAAAGAAACGTCGTCAAGGTTACAGAAAGTTTGCAACTCACAAGCAAGACTTTACTGAACTATTTGTGAAATCGATCACAATTGATGGTAAAACAACTAAAACAGATGCTACGCCAAATGTAGTAGACGTTGCTGCGAAACGCGCAGAAGCTGCTGAAGCTCGCGTTGCTGCTCGCAAAGAACGTGTATCTAACAAAAACAAAGGCGAAGAAGTCGTTAAAAAAGCTGCTAAAAAAGCTGTAGCGAAAAAGAAAGTTGCGAAAAAAGCTGTTAAAAAGACTGCTAAAAAAGCAACCGCTAAGAAAAAAGTAGCTAAAAAGACTTCTAAAAAAGCGTAA
- a CDS encoding protein-glutamine glutaminase family protein: MRHLGIIVFLISTVGSTAFAGLSASRLANESYQSAKIRSRIGTFALADQDFFSSSNSPESLSKPLSQLDISKIPDVGSYEDLLANFKFIRDSYFMKDGQTPRRLTWLYPDDGCYARAELAAEKLIEIKKSTPKKVFAFGSLLAQTKNSPYGHVEWWYHVAVVYRVQGTAYVLDPALNPQQPMTLKQWDVAIGGRNTNINYSICSKDTFDPDDICTNPNPVNEDFAAKEQSYFFPDEWNRLLELGRNPEQELGNRPPWL, translated from the coding sequence ATGCGGCATTTAGGAATTATCGTCTTTTTGATTAGTACAGTTGGCTCAACAGCATTTGCTGGTTTATCAGCTTCACGCCTTGCAAACGAGTCCTATCAGTCTGCCAAGATTCGCAGCCGAATTGGTACTTTTGCTCTTGCTGATCAGGATTTTTTCTCCTCTTCAAACTCACCGGAATCTTTATCAAAACCCCTATCCCAATTGGATATTTCCAAGATTCCCGATGTTGGTTCCTACGAAGACTTGCTGGCGAACTTTAAGTTTATTCGTGATTCATATTTTATGAAGGACGGACAAACTCCCCGCCGCCTGACATGGCTTTATCCTGACGACGGTTGCTACGCACGCGCGGAACTGGCGGCAGAAAAACTGATTGAAATCAAAAAATCCACACCCAAGAAGGTTTTCGCCTTTGGATCTTTACTGGCTCAGACGAAAAACTCACCCTATGGTCACGTGGAGTGGTGGTACCATGTTGCTGTCGTTTACCGCGTACAAGGAACCGCTTACGTTCTGGATCCCGCATTGAATCCACAGCAGCCCATGACTTTAAAACAATGGGACGTCGCCATCGGTGGTCGCAACACCAACATCAACTACTCGATTTGTTCCAAGGATACGTTTGATCCGGACGATATCTGCACGAATCCAAATCCCGTGAATGAGGATTTCGCAGCAAAAGAGCAAAGCTACTTTTTTCCTGATGAATGGAATCGTCTGCTGGAATTAGGGCGCAATCCAGAGCAGGAACTCGGAAATCGGCCGCCTTGGCTTTAG
- the nadD gene encoding nicotinate (nicotinamide) nucleotide adenylyltransferase, with protein MKIGIFGGSFNPPHMGHINAIQTVAKKMGLNKIHVVPAAQNPLKTPVEGPTAEQRLELTKLAFAQYGETYFVDDQELKRGGMSYTIDTIMNLRKTYEASDLYLIVGADKFEELSQWKDYSKILAETNLVVTTRPGYDMPESMDEMPGYLKPLVADFDFNFIELTTGRNIQFITLRDIEISSSEVRKWLRTGKPVEKYLPLSVETYIKEHKLYRNLGDRIDDFKKFSEFCANVLFANKGINVRGFDLREITAPSEFALIASGTSTRHATAMAENVVIAVKEEFNLHPLSVEGVDEGRWVLVDYGSLIVHVFYDFVRQEYSLESIWKNAKDLGLKDPYVGKQ; from the coding sequence ATGAAAATTGGTATCTTTGGCGGAAGCTTTAATCCTCCTCATATGGGTCACATCAATGCCATTCAAACAGTGGCAAAAAAAATGGGTTTGAACAAAATCCATGTGGTCCCAGCAGCACAAAATCCTCTTAAAACTCCAGTTGAAGGCCCAACGGCGGAACAACGACTTGAGCTTACCAAGCTGGCATTCGCTCAGTACGGTGAGACTTATTTTGTAGACGACCAAGAGCTAAAACGCGGTGGCATGAGCTACACAATTGATACGATCATGAATCTTCGTAAAACATACGAGGCTTCTGATTTGTACCTAATTGTTGGTGCGGATAAGTTCGAAGAACTTAGCCAGTGGAAAGACTATTCAAAAATTTTGGCTGAAACAAACTTGGTTGTTACAACACGTCCGGGTTATGACATGCCGGAATCCATGGATGAAATGCCAGGATATTTGAAGCCATTGGTTGCTGACTTTGATTTCAATTTCATCGAGTTAACAACCGGCCGTAACATTCAGTTCATCACCTTGCGTGACATTGAAATTTCATCCAGCGAAGTTCGTAAATGGCTTAGAACTGGCAAGCCGGTTGAAAAATACCTGCCACTTTCTGTTGAAACGTACATCAAAGAACACAAGCTTTACCGCAATCTTGGCGATCGCATTGATGACTTTAAAAAATTCAGCGAATTCTGTGCAAATGTCCTATTCGCGAATAAAGGCATCAACGTTCGTGGCTTTGACCTTCGCGAAATCACAGCTCCTAGCGAGTTCGCATTGATCGCGTCTGGTACCTCAACTCGTCACGCAACTGCTATGGCTGAAAACGTTGTGATCGCAGTTAAAGAGGAATTCAATCTTCACCCACTTTCAGTGGAAGGTGTTGATGAAGGCCGTTGGGTACTGGTGGATTACGGCTCTTTGATCGTTCACGTGTTCTATGACTTTGTTCGCCAGGAATACAGCCTGGAAAGCATTTGGAAGAATGCCAAAGACTTGGGTCTTAAAGATCCATACGTTGGGAAGCAATAG
- the obgE gene encoding GTPase ObgE, translating to MKFIDEVKITLASGRGGPGCVSFRRESGAPRGGPDGGDGGRGGDVVIKTSRHINSLFEIRQNKRYAAQNGEMGFGRQKHGADGENLVLIVPEGTILRNLEGEIVVDMTGIDEHVLLRGGRGGKGNEFFKTSINQAPTHAQPGEDNEELEVKLELKLIADVGIIGFPNAGKSTLISRISAAKPKIADYPFTTLTPNLGVVKAGDYSSFVVADIPGLVKGAHEGVGLGIQFLKHVERTRVFIHLVDASGMSGRDPFQDFEDLNYELKMYDESNQDKEGFFPLQTRPQFVVLNKIDTLSIDQLEKLKLKFKKATGSAPLAISAVTGKNINELVTELGRQILKDEE from the coding sequence ATGAAATTCATTGATGAAGTTAAAATCACATTAGCCTCAGGCCGTGGCGGCCCGGGTTGCGTTAGTTTCCGTAGAGAATCGGGAGCCCCTCGTGGTGGTCCTGATGGTGGAGACGGCGGCCGCGGTGGTGATGTTGTTATTAAAACTTCCCGTCACATTAATTCCCTTTTTGAAATCAGACAGAACAAACGATACGCAGCTCAAAATGGCGAGATGGGTTTTGGCCGTCAAAAGCATGGTGCTGATGGTGAAAATCTTGTTTTGATCGTTCCTGAAGGAACAATCCTTAGAAATCTTGAGGGTGAGATCGTTGTCGACATGACTGGTATCGACGAACACGTGTTATTGCGTGGTGGTCGTGGGGGTAAGGGCAATGAGTTTTTCAAAACCTCTATCAATCAGGCTCCTACACATGCACAACCAGGCGAAGATAACGAAGAGCTTGAAGTTAAGCTTGAGTTAAAGTTGATCGCGGACGTTGGTATTATCGGTTTCCCGAATGCTGGAAAATCAACTTTGATTTCCCGTATTTCAGCAGCGAAGCCTAAAATCGCGGATTATCCTTTTACAACTTTGACGCCAAATTTGGGTGTGGTTAAAGCGGGTGACTACAGTTCATTCGTCGTAGCTGACATTCCGGGTTTGGTAAAAGGCGCGCACGAAGGTGTTGGTCTGGGCATTCAATTCCTGAAACACGTTGAACGTACTCGCGTATTCATCCATTTGGTGGATGCATCCGGTATGTCAGGTCGTGATCCATTCCAGGATTTTGAAGATCTTAATTATGAACTAAAAATGTACGACGAGAGTAATCAGGACAAAGAGGGATTCTTTCCTCTGCAAACACGTCCTCAGTTTGTTGTGCTCAACAAAATTGACACTCTTAGTATTGATCAACTTGAAAAACTAAAATTGAAATTCAAAAAAGCGACAGGCTCTGCGCCTTTGGCCATTTCTGCGGTCACCGGCAAAAACATCAATGAACTTGTGACAGAGTTGGGTCGCCAGATTTTGAAGGATGAAGAATAA
- a CDS encoding tetratricopeptide repeat protein produces MKSRLNFKHLLVVIILPFVSLSTIAGTPEAPATQTSGQEKVEQLKAEIRKQPQNTKLVVKLAEEFYAQKDYQKVTLLLWKNIDKIDRNAILLLARAHEARGETGDMIRALNNLVSKDEKDAEAYSLLGNAYTMQKKPKEALENYKLAIEANPKLEPPYRALLKMYEDRTPPNYYEMRILAQDMIDNIGKRADFLEILCDVNTKDSTYDAGVTSCKETIQADSKRASAYVNLGLNMKGMGDDDKAKTTLKKAATDFPKSEFAQYTYGRLLEDDKSSIEAMKYYKVGTEADPKSARSWLGLATTSFEIKKYEVAFIAYKNACKYDKKNAVAFRRATTVLRNSRNSEWTGKFESASENCTF; encoded by the coding sequence ATGAAAAGCAGACTGAATTTCAAACACTTGCTCGTGGTAATCATCTTGCCTTTTGTCTCACTATCGACCATTGCCGGAACGCCGGAGGCCCCTGCAACCCAGACCTCGGGGCAGGAGAAGGTCGAACAGCTTAAAGCTGAAATTCGCAAGCAACCTCAAAACACCAAATTGGTGGTCAAGTTGGCCGAGGAGTTTTACGCCCAAAAGGACTATCAGAAGGTCACTTTGCTGCTGTGGAAGAATATCGACAAGATTGATCGCAACGCTATTTTGCTTTTAGCCCGGGCTCACGAGGCCCGCGGTGAAACTGGGGATATGATTCGCGCATTGAACAACCTGGTCAGCAAGGACGAAAAGGACGCCGAAGCCTATTCCCTGCTGGGCAACGCCTATACAATGCAAAAGAAACCCAAAGAGGCGCTTGAAAACTACAAGCTGGCTATCGAGGCGAATCCAAAGCTTGAGCCACCTTACCGGGCGCTTTTGAAAATGTACGAAGACCGTACTCCACCAAATTACTATGAGATGCGTATTCTTGCGCAGGATATGATCGACAATATTGGCAAGCGCGCGGACTTTCTGGAAATCCTTTGCGACGTTAACACCAAGGACAGCACTTACGATGCAGGAGTCACCAGCTGCAAAGAAACCATTCAGGCCGACTCCAAACGCGCCAGTGCCTATGTGAATCTGGGGTTGAATATGAAGGGCATGGGGGACGACGACAAGGCAAAGACCACGCTCAAAAAGGCTGCAACGGACTTTCCAAAATCTGAATTCGCACAATACACCTATGGTCGCCTTCTGGAAGACGATAAGAGCTCCATAGAGGCGATGAAATACTACAAGGTGGGCACTGAGGCGGATCCGAAGTCGGCTCGCTCCTGGCTAGGTCTGGCGACGACATCCTTTGAGATCAAGAAATACGAAGTGGCTTTCATTGCCTATAAGAACGCCTGCAAGTACGACAAAAAAAATGCCGTGGCATTTAGAAGGGCCACGACAGTTTTAAGAAACTCCAGAAATTCAGAATGGACGGGAAAATTCGAGAGTGCCTCTGAGAACTGCACGTTCTAA
- the rimO gene encoding 30S ribosomal protein S12 methylthiotransferase RimO, giving the protein MKQEVVQNKKVHFISLGCPKNLVDSEIMAGTLMKDGFEVVGEADQADTVIVNTCGFIEDSKKESIQRILDMSDLKQEGKIKKVVVAGCLTQRYKDDLVEGLPEADLFVGSGEFQNISKILKNSEAGEKQRTFFNLPTYLQEEATPRVNSQPGHRAYLKISEGCMKRCAFCAIPLIRGNLQSRSIDAIVAEAKLLVAGGVKELIIISHDFTDYGFDIRRKDPTRKESPVELLKALDQVEGLQWIRLMYLYPDGITQEMVQVIKNSKKIVRYFDMPLQHVNDAVLKSMNRKMTRDEIETALMNIREHLPEAVIRTQFIVGFPGETEEQFEELLQFVAAQQFDRVGCFKYSPEENTPGGRMDNQVDDETKDYRHDALMEVQQNISRNKHRDFVGKTIDVIVEGFSEETDLLLQGRFWGQAPDIDGVVLINDGEAKVGDMVKVHVTDSMEYDLIGEIVTEN; this is encoded by the coding sequence ATGAAACAAGAAGTAGTTCAAAACAAAAAAGTTCATTTTATCAGTTTGGGTTGCCCAAAGAACCTGGTCGACAGTGAGATCATGGCCGGGACTCTGATGAAGGATGGTTTCGAAGTTGTGGGTGAGGCTGATCAAGCTGACACAGTTATCGTGAACACTTGTGGCTTCATCGAGGATTCTAAAAAAGAATCCATCCAACGCATTTTGGACATGAGTGATCTTAAGCAAGAAGGCAAAATCAAAAAGGTTGTTGTCGCGGGTTGCTTAACTCAACGTTATAAGGACGACCTGGTTGAAGGTTTGCCAGAGGCGGATTTGTTTGTTGGTTCTGGTGAATTCCAAAACATTTCAAAAATCCTGAAAAACTCTGAAGCAGGCGAGAAGCAAAGAACATTCTTTAATCTTCCGACTTATCTTCAGGAAGAAGCGACTCCGCGTGTGAATTCCCAGCCGGGTCACCGTGCGTATTTGAAAATTTCTGAAGGTTGCATGAAGCGTTGTGCTTTCTGCGCGATCCCGTTGATCCGTGGTAACCTTCAATCCCGCTCTATCGATGCGATCGTTGCTGAAGCCAAACTTTTGGTTGCTGGTGGCGTTAAAGAACTTATTATTATCAGCCACGACTTCACTGACTATGGTTTTGATATTCGTCGTAAAGATCCAACTCGCAAGGAAAGTCCGGTTGAGTTGTTGAAAGCTCTTGATCAAGTTGAGGGCCTTCAATGGATCCGCTTGATGTACTTGTATCCAGATGGCATCACTCAGGAAATGGTTCAAGTTATCAAGAACAGCAAAAAAATTGTTCGTTATTTCGATATGCCACTTCAACACGTGAATGATGCAGTTCTTAAGAGCATGAATCGTAAAATGACTCGTGATGAAATTGAAACAGCATTGATGAACATCCGTGAACATTTACCAGAGGCAGTAATCCGCACTCAGTTCATCGTGGGTTTCCCAGGTGAAACTGAAGAGCAATTTGAAGAGTTGTTGCAGTTCGTGGCAGCACAGCAGTTCGACCGCGTTGGTTGCTTTAAGTACTCTCCTGAGGAAAACACTCCTGGTGGCCGCATGGATAACCAGGTTGATGATGAAACAAAAGACTACCGTCATGATGCTTTGATGGAAGTGCAACAAAACATTTCCCGCAACAAGCACCGTGATTTCGTCGGTAAAACAATCGACGTCATCGTTGAAGGTTTCTCTGAAGAGACAGACTTGCTATTGCAAGGCCGCTTCTGGGGTCAAGCTCCAGACATCGACGGCGTCGTTTTGATCAACGACGGTGAAGCTAAAGTCGGCGACATGGTTAAAGTGCATGTAACTGACTCTATGGAATACGATTTGATCGGTGAGATTGTTACTGAAAACTAG